From the genome of Sander lucioperca isolate FBNREF2018 chromosome 1, SLUC_FBN_1.2, whole genome shotgun sequence, one region includes:
- the cplane1 gene encoding ciliogenesis and planar polarity effector 1 isoform X2: MELTLDVVLSSSIKRKKPWPRFCWLGKEKESVFLLDDKRISEINMVSGRTKKRTPKLHPLLNSVVTMASSNNGMWLCGLLVSGELFLWNRDKDLLKTAAAVPEVVQITTAVQGNARRLSLHVSGDGMRVLLVAITGQVFLWECIDVRDLTGVRDGLVKGHWAHIQPVEESILPSSKDKEASHHTIFTKTECMGDACLSAFVFTSGKKLIITCLKIQWEDCHVKVGSVGYSIQWATKTYHMSRLKPPCQPVKSRGALLPAFSPDGRLLAIVLNQRQPKATQVLFMSTQNFVSISSGLGGCGSKKMEIPSKYIRSYWVSSVSWSPGGLFLACVLKRGSLLMLARLGGLLTLTSCGCNVDFGPAHFLPLHPLVTYRAPMSAGKEAASLSSSSLSVRDVLRQRYSVTWHPRLMYLIVSDGYMATVMRVLDRPSPALFLTTLLKDTSMDLEKASRILDKSQIHVRAWLESLSCLNLDSSLVTRGPTDSVISAATDGSTLPLFLQDQGTLGGTKELLEKVQTFFEDDSDVDGPPAGSHVEDGGRLEFASMFDTLHALDTQTDTGLVTSPGYEKDFVETERKTPFLHCELGKIQTKLLTAWAFGMSLGNAVENRTRLLKHTLYCVVRFAALLHLIPCSEVHTEKKNASVPTCLLQLLKALLSFLPWDSSHSDGPCCLGLVVELSKRLIRLLLTPHPDSHQTGHCQLSSRSLSTVMLILELFSASLDHTYSLHQRTVWSSAEKESLSQSQQLWPSDAHYVPLLQDEKEEKSSFVHRARPVPQRPSSRLLGVWQWVYKVTQQYMEELKSFKGCDGWEEEQQQVSVIMSQIQTALQATGERLEEGPALLSYPGEHFFLCGSYPKSADTWRSQICEESNKSCDRSVFKETRLCLALLYSLFSQYRLREAQELGDHMARLILHRAGHQEDSMTCITDPLPCPWLPMDLHSDAACAVVQTLGRFMASYFTNQPLYILPPHHVAILPPLHLPHAASVGRLVPLCQVEVAKAVRQQQLSEVWTVDYAQDLLLLGGLLPETVWLAYHLGDWKTAASLSLAYTNYCTDHFDFTWLRRREFHLPTALKPESIFQVELECLLGNKSDSQERRHNDGDKSFTDPSEGEEWDLLQVSIQDILKASVMAGVNVMSSPLSSLLETAKDLCSCLPLLVPSGLYLPSPPLYCPQPSPNTQDPIGTIGQFTEVASRHKVSGVLQRLLLLLRSARCCHPAAQWYISHLRRARHILHKIRKKYCYLSAAEEEKAFPEGLMKFVTRNGFFRQGPNKDGHLDPDTIQTIICFRELCGLCWMLHVRDQLSISCRKYQAARQHCRDEQIPVGSEVRSTCVDALRWACRFLPFSCFLNAEEILQDILLSLVSELPPLSLVADTLVRAFPEEEESVRVPLREKYNSLLQRLRRCNVLEGEKQEINELMMIVIQDKFRQRRKHLGRLTRHLAPPELHLWEKMEEEEDRGSKHGMAVLRQLSLGTSLSASTLTDCGFPPVYGDGDTVDNTSEDISPEMHSRATTRGKKAKKVRGREHAKKTATKIESIIQEQSQPGNAKENEQPSLPVVGTWEFELEDDEYLNFLELFLSYVLEKDSADGRDSDSELPLLKCFSSQLRERELHSLTFDVLTTVHRRQRDVHHPARKHLGNDPPVFRAGCCYKPVKKDSTPDLQTSSIWSEAPVSRTSLSVNSLPGLRTGRPKGLFGLRQQRHLRQRMKGGLFGSETSPVQSAFPTGQPSESVIFGSSTSVEAVIELQQGLDPKLEARFPELGRLLEWMVRWADRRLLLGHHGKKKKERGGGDGGSEGVVIRVKASAPAVLTSLSLLEHRYTALLGTDRYSAHIRVPETQWTVAPVLQPEVDRKLERESSVDTGYPGSANTPITGLYHNLQQGELSIGSHTDEPEELTFHRTPLPNGQDQLTFDAQQRQSSSQQPSLDDLDVTPEKEGKSSDSEGFEVSNRCVSNRTISESICTPETSLKLADLEFSENAEDLSSSTSLHSRAKRLQDPPHPEPQAHPTVQPEAAAHAEPSGSPGMLLPNTPVDHPSLQPQSSTAGAPTADSTAPHQPLSNQTPQMRQRLGEDLFRLVQHINYMSLMEVLGASFSNLQLAQQSSSLAQSNMNTSHPDVPSSYATNFIPQPDASPVQTTISVPPQTQARVLDPRSNNPQFSQTPVCMFADQPATQSSGKTSPTGSQHHTIRNLPSNANGAGVNYQEMQPLSVQAVSPEIQFQESRRLIPPSQGLLATTGTSHAFHSAPVLLPSNDSIHSAPAPQVLGLKLLQLHRPPLSQQSAPHHPQGPQVLHTATSATIESQQHKVKNHDQSTSIPKRQLNCNPPHDPTPRNSQHKSQTLERSRGQGFSLLPTALPAHTSAPMPGIRLLHFQPVPHSNTTFPKLPLPPSSRPATVIAAPWGDAPMIKLLHIESGPKMMVPEAAPSAQMTRLMSMEELTTSVIGRQIAKEARLRLLRVDPPPESTRRATTFASSNSSKRQKRREEKVGRAKKAEVTFRPNESIIPTQEPTNEPINEEPAAPEELPPGQDVANFAQFGSFDSLLTGQRLLDRAVSTSAELHAFASTCKRPPECHDAFTNTDPACPPTLVDKAVSASVTLSSPKSQSSGNLQFCDKRFAQGTEETPQEPEKNLGLDGRQFISVLDLEDKDLHQDLPPCLSIHPSSPTSAQLHVLATSVIRSGGVDAADPQPLVAIPEDLHWRSHTDIPEESPSLSHIELTRDPERITPQDMDRYPPHSEICQAIKTQSVGPHSASSSTPPTVWFSSRLSELDAQLAALQNIADYLEMDFSNSRMLVNTIEKLTPVFAPDVKTTTALKKTVRLTVPHQAWLPRLDTSTEHAFEEEEENREEECALQNDSTSYSPNVGPSYLHTPPKMKDQLTEASGISPVWAEENLGQTGLSDTAEILDELVREGYISLTDLDLSNSQTAHLSSRLEEQQISWMSQKRVLPEDERRELRIWMRRKHRERLAVYHKHRESLREREHKPFTTSGTVKSANKNQAAIWRTRKDKEKLMLLEKYNQRTREAYSLASDFPTSRPTLRNSSHTEGSPVPLTTRSNSAPPSGSTHSVSANDKRSLKSGQAQPHLRPWTAEMQGQPSEDYYTRLGLHRPVTSLPRDRMSQVTRRGMLSHTKSHTKLHTASQSEEGHLGHQRKTGPNKGPLRGTAVGRGILREQTRMEEREEANLWEPTSKLNRLLGPEESNIVLAGMLDEQDDGARAGVSAMDWLDNLSESASSSLSKIDWAAIERMVAAEDA, from the exons ATGGAGCTAACGTTGGACGTTGTTTTGTCATCCAGCATCAAACGGAAGAAACCATGGCCGCGATTCTGTTGGCTTGGGAAG GAGAAGGAGTCTGTGTTCCTGTTAGATGACAAACGGATCAGTGAGATCAACATGGTGTCTGGTCGCACCAAGAAGAGGACTCCTAAACTCCATCCTTTGCTCAACAGTGTGGTGACAATGGCTTCATCCAACAATG GTATGTGGCTTTGTGGACTTTTGGTCTCAGGAGAGCTGTTTCTGTGGAACAGGGATAAAGACTTGTTGAAGACTGCTGCAGCAGTCCCAGAAGTAGTTCAAATAACTACTGCTGTTCAAG GGAACGCCAGACGACTGTCACTCCATGTTTCAGGGGATGGGATGCGTGTGCTCCTGGTAGCCATTACAGGGCAAGTGTTCCTGTGGGAGTGTATAGATGTCAGGGATTTGACGGGGGTACGAGATGGCTTAGTCAAGGGACACTGGGCACATATACAGCCCGTTGAAGAATCCATTCTGCCTTCTTCAAAAGACAAAGAAGCATCCCATCACACCATCTTCACCAAGACAGAG TGTATGGGTGATGCCTGCTTATCAGCCTTTGTTTTCACATCTGGGAAGAAGTTAATCATCACTTGCCTGAAAATCCAATGGGAAGATTGCCATGTGAAAGTGGG TTCTGTGGGATACAGCATACAGTGGGCCACCAAGACATACCACATGTCTCGTCTCAAGCCGCCCTGCCAACCAGTGAAGTCCAGAGGGGCCTTGTTGCCAGCTTTCTCCCCAGATGGGCGCCTGTTAGCCATCGTGCTGAACCAGAGACAGCCTAAG GCTACACAGGTCCTCTTTATGAGCACACAGAATTTTGTCTCCATATCAAGTGGCCTCGGAGGATGTGGAAGTAAAAAAATGGAGATCCCCTCTAAATACATAAG GTCCTACTGGGTGAGCAGTGTGAGCTGGTCACCAGGCGGTCTTTTCCTGGCCTGTGTTCTGAAGAGAGGCTCCCTTCTTATGTTAGCTCGCCTTGGGGGGCTTCTCACTCTAACAAGCTGCGGTTGCAATGTTGACTTTGGGCCTGCACACTTCCTACCCCTGCACCCTCTTGTCACTTACCG GGCGCCAATGTCTGCAGGTAAAGAGGCGGCCTCTTTGTCCAGCTCCAGCTTGTCTGTGCGGGATGTCCTGAGGCAGCGGTATTCTGTGACCTGGCATCCACGGCTGATGTATCTCATTGTGTCTGATGGCTACATGGCCACAGTTATGAGGGTGCTGGATAGGCCTTCTCCTGCCCTGTTCCTGACAACACTTCTAAAGGACACAAGCATGGACCTTGAGAAAGCCAGTCGGATACTGGATAAATCACAG ATTCATGTGAGGGCATGGTTGGAATCCCTATCTTGCCTTAATCTTGACAGCAGCCTTGTTACACGTGGACCCACAGACTCTGTCATTTCAGCAGCCACAGATGGATCTACTTTGCCACTTTTCCTGCAGGATCAGGGGACACTGGGTGGTACCAAGGAGCTTCTTGAAAAAGTACAG ACTTTCTTTGAGGATGACTCTGATGTAGATGGGCCACCTGCTGGTTCTCATGTTGAGGATGGCGGCCGTCTGGAGTTTGCCTCGATGTTTGACACACTCCACGCCCTGGACACACAGACTGACACTGGACTTGTTACTAGTCCAGGGTATGAAAAGGACTTTGTTGAAACAGAGAGGAAGACTCCTTTTCTTCATTGTGAACTTGGAAAAATCCAGACTAAGCTGTTAACAGCTTGGGCTTTTGGCATGTCTCTAGGAAATGCTGTGGAAAACAGAACTCGTCTGCTGAAGCATACCCTCTACTGTGTGGTGCGATTTGCTGCTTTACTCCATTTGATCCCCTGCTCCGAGGTccacacagagaaaaagaatGCCTCGGTTCCTACATGCCTTCTGCAACTTCTCAAAGCCCTTTTGTCTTTTCTTCCCTGGGATAGCAGTCACTCAGATGGGCCTTGCTGCCTGGGGCTGGTGGTAGAGCTCAGTAAACGGCTGATACGTCTCCTGCTGACCCCTCACCCTGACTCCCACCAGACTGGTCACTGTCAGTTATCATCTCGTAGTCTATCCACAGTCATGCTTATCTTGGAGCTGTTCTCTGCTTCTCTTGATCACACCTACAGCCTGCATCAAAGAACTGTCTGGTCCTCTGCAGAAAAGGAATCTCTTTCCCAGTCACAACAGCTCTGGCCTTCCGATGCACATTATGTGCCTCTGTTACAGGATGAGAAGGAAGAGAAATCCAGTTTTGTACATCGGGCACGACCTGTTCCCCAGCGACCATCCAGCAG ATTGTTGGGAGTGTGGCAGTGGGTCTACAAGGTCACCCAGCAGTATATGGAGGAACTGAAAAGCTTTAAAGGCTGTGATGGCTGGGAGGAGGAACAGCAACAGGTGTCTGTCATCATGTCCCAGATCCAAACAGCTCTGCAGGCTACAGGAGAAAGGCTAGAGGAGGGGCCTGCACTGCTGAGTTACCCTG gtgaacatttttttctgtgtggCTCATACCCAAAAAGTGCTGATACATGGCGGTCACAGATTTGTGAGGAGAGTAACAAAA GCTGTGATCGTAGTGTCTTCAAGGAGACACGGCTTTGTCTGGCACTCCTATACAGTCTGTTTTCCCAGTACCGTCTGAGAGAAGCCCAGGAGTTGGGGGACCACATGGCCCGCCTGATTCTGCACAGGGCTGGACACCAGGAGGACAGCATGACCTGCATAACAG ACCCTCTTCCTTGCCCGTGGCTGCCAATGGACCTTCACAGTGACGCAGCTTGTGCTGTGGTTCAGACCCTGGGGAGATTCATGGCCTCTTATTTCACCAACCAACCCCTCTATATCCTGCCCCCCCACCATGTGGCCATCCTGCCTCCACTACATCTACCTCATG CCGCTAGTGTTGGGCGCTTGGTGCCACTGTGCCAGGTGGAGGTGGCTAAAGCAGTGCGACAACAGCAACTGTCAGAAGTATGGACAGTAGATTACGCCCAGGACCTGCTTCTGCTAGGGGGTCTGCTTCCTGAGACTGTGTGGTTGGCTTATCATCTTGGTGACTGGAAGacagcagcctctctgagcctGGCCTATACCAATTACTGCACTGACCACTTTGACTTCACTTG GCTCAGGAGGAGAGAGTTCCACCTCCCAACAGCTTTAAAACCAGAAAGCATTTTTCAGGTTGAGTTGGAGTGTCTTCTTGGCAATAAGTCTGACTCCCAAGAGCGCAGACATAACGATGGTGACAAGAGTTTTACAG ACCCTTCGGAAGGAGAAGAGTGGGACTTGTTACAGGTTTCTATACAGGACATTCTGAAGGCTTCAGTCATGGCTGGAGTAAATGTTATGTCTTCACCATTGTCTTCCTTGCTGGAAACAGCCAAAGACCTGTGTTCTTGCCTGCCTCTGTTGGTGCCCAGTGGACTGTATCTGCCTTCCCCACCTCTTTATTGCCCTCAGCCATCCCCCAACACACAG gacccAATAGGGACAATAGGGCAGTTTACAGAAGTTGCGTCACGCCACAAAGTGTCTGGAGTTCTCCAAAGATTACTGTTACTTCTGAGATCTGCACGTTGTTGCCATCCTGCTGCCCAGTGGTACATCAGCCATCTGCGCCGTGCCAGACACatactacacaag ATCAGGAAGAAGTACTGCTATCTATCAGCCGCTGAAGAAGAAAAGGCTTTCCCAGAGGGCCTGATGAAGTTCGTCACCCGTAATGGATTCTTCAGACAGGGGCCTAATAAAGACGGTCACCTGGACCCTGACACCATTCAAACTATTA TCTGTTTCAGGGAGCTGTGTGGTTTGTGCTGGATGCTTCATGTTAGGGACCAGCTCTCCATTTCCTGCAGGAAGTATCAGGCCGCCAGACAGCATTGTAGAGATGAACAG ATCCCTGTTGGTTCAGAAGTGAGATCTACCTGTGTTGATGCTCTCCGCTGGGCCTGTCGGTTCCTGcctttctcttgtttccttAATGCTGAGGAGATCCTCCAGGACATACTGCTCAGCCTTGTGTCTgaacttcctcctctctctctg GTGGCAGACACGCTGGTACGAGCCTTCCCAGAGGAGGAAGAGTCTGTCAGAGTCCCTCTGAGAGAGAAATACAACTCACTGCTGCAGAGACTGAGGCGATGCAATGTCCTTG AGGGGGAAAAACAGGAAATCAACGAGttgatgatgattgtgattcAAGACAAATTCAGGCAGAGGAGAAAACATCTTGGGCGTTTGACGAGGCACCTGGCCCCCCCTGAGCTCCATCTGTGGGAGaaaatggaggaagaggaggacaggGGAAGCAAACACGGGATGGCCGTGTTACGGCAACTCTCACTGGGCACAAGTTTGAGCGCCAGCACCTTAACTGACTGTGGCTTCCCCCCAGTTTACGGTGATGGAGACACAGTGGATAATACATCTGAAGATATCTCTCCTGAAATGCATAGCAGGGCAACAACAAG gggcaaaaaagcaaaaaaggtAAGAGGCAGAGAACATGCAAAGAAGACGGCTACTAAGATTGAAAGCATCATTCAGGAGCAGAGTCAGCCAGGGAATGCCAAGGAGAATGAGCAGCCCTCCCTACCAGTGGTTGGCACCTGGGAGTTTGAGCTGGAAGATGATGAGTATCTAAATTTCCTGGAGCTCTTCCTCAGCTACGTGTTAGAGAAGGATAGTGCTGATGGAAGGGACTCAGACAGTGAACTACCTTTGTTGAAGTGCTTCTCCTCCCAGCTGCGGGAGAGAGAGTTGCATTCTCTCACCTTTGATGTGCTCACAACGGTTCATCGCCGTCAAAGAGATGTGCACCATCCAGCGAGAAAACACTTGGGCAATGATCCTCCAGTGTTCAGAGCCGGCTGCTGCTACAAGCCAGTGAAAAAGGATTCAACACCCGATCTGCAAACCTCCTCCATCTGGAGTGAAGCTCCTGTATCCAGAACTAGTCTTTCTGTCAACTCTCTTCCTGGCCTGAGAACTGGCAGGCCAAAAGGTTTGTTTGGTCTCAGACAGCAGAGGCATTTAAGGCAAAGAATGAAGGGAGGGCTCTTTGGTTCTGAAACTAGCCCTGTTCAAAGTGCCTTTCCCACGGGCCAGCCTTCAGAGAGCGTGATATTTGGCTCCTCAACTTCTGTGGAGGCAGTGATTGAACTGCAGCAGGGTTTGGACCCTAAATTAGAGGCTCGGTTTCCAGAGCTGGGCAGGCTGCTGGAGTGGATGGTACGCTGGGCTGATAGGAGGTTGCTACTAGGACATCAtgggaaaaagaagaaagagaggggaggaggggatgGAGGAAGTGAAGGAGTAGTGATCCGTGTCAAAGCCTCAGCGCCTGCTGTCCTCACTTCTCTTAGCTTGCTTGAGCACAGGTACACTGCTCTACTTGGGACTGACCGCTACAGTGCCCACATCCGAGTTCCAGAAACCCAATGGACTGTAGCCCCTGTGCTGCAACCTGAGGTGGATAGgaagctggagagagagagcagtgttGATACAGGCTACCCGGGATCAGCCAACACTCCCATCACTGGTCTTTATCACAATCTACAGCAAGGAGAACTGTCAAT TGGTTCTCACACAGATGAACCAGAAGAACTGACATTCCACAGGACACCTCTCCCTAATGGCCAGGATCAACTGACCTTTGATGCTCAGCAGAGACAATCCAGTTCACAACAACCATCTCTCGATGACTTAGATGTTACACCTGAAAAAGAAG GCAAAAGCAGTGACAGTGAGGGCTTTGAAGTGTCCAATAGGTGTGTTTCCAATAGGACCATCTCTGAAAGCATCTGCACGCCTGAAACG AGTTTAAAGCTTGCAGACCTGGAATTCTCAGAAAATGCTGAAGACTTGTCTAGCTCCACCTCTCT CCACAGTCGAGCTAAAAGACTGCAAGATCCCCCACACCCAGAGCCCCAAGCTCATCCTACTGTCCAGCCTGAGGCAGCGGCCCATGCAGAGCCTTCTGGTTCACCTGGAATGCTGCTCCCCAACACACCTGTGGATCATCCAAGCCTCCAGCCACAAAGCTCCACAGCTGGTGCACCCACTGCAGATTCCACAGCCCCCCATCAGCCGCTATCCAATCAGACTCCGCAAATGCGACAGCGTCTGGGTGAAGACTTATTCAGATTGGTTCAG CATATCAACTACATGAGCCTGATGGAGGTTTTGGGAGCTTCATTTTCTAACCTGCAACTTGCCCAGCAGAGCTCTTCTTTGGCCCAGTCTAACATGAACACCTCACACCCTGATGTGCCATCATCTTATGCTACCAATTTCATCCCTCAACCAGATGCCTCACCCGTGCAAACCACCATTTCTGTGCCACCTCAGACACAAGCACGTGTACTAGATCCAAGATCCAACAACCCTCAGTTCAGTCAGACCCCTGTATGCATGTTTGCGGACCAGCCTGCCACCCAGAGCTCAGGGAAAACCTCTCCAACAGGCAGCCAGCATCACACCATCAGGAATCTACCCTCCAATGCTAATGGTGCAGGTGTAAATTATCAG GAAATGCAGCCACTCTCTGTCCAGGCAGTGTCACCAGAAATCCAGTTTCAGGAGAGCAGGAGGTTAATCCCACCCTCACAGGGGCTTCTGGCCACTACTGGCACCAGTCATGCTTTTCACAGTGCCCCGGTGTTACTGCCTTCTAATGATAGCATACATAGTGCTCCTGCTCCCCAGGTCTTGGGCTTGAAATTACTTCAGCTTCACCGTCCTCCATTATCCCAGCAGAGTGCCCCACACCATCCTCAAGGCCCCCAGGTACTTCACACTGCAACCTCTGCAACTATAGAATCGCAGCAGCACAAGGTTAAAAACCATGACCAATCCACCTCCATTCCAAAAAGACAACTCAATTGTAATCCTCCACATGATCCAACTCCCAGGAACTCTCAACACAAGAGTCAGACATTGGAAAGATCTAGGGGGCAAGGGTTCTCCCTACTTCCTACTGCTTTACCAGCTCATACATCTGCACCAATGCCGGGCATTCGTCTACTGCACTTTCAGCCTGTTCCACACAGTAACACCACGTTCCCCAAACTACCCTTACCACCTTCTTCCAGGCCCGCTACTGTTATTGCAGCTCCGTGGGGAGACGCACCTATGATCAAGCTTCTACATATAGAATCTGGACCAAAAATG ATGGTTCCCGAGGCAGCACCTTCAGCACAAATGACCCGTCTCATGTCCATGGAGGAGTTAACAACTTCAGTGATCGGGAGGCAGATTGCTAAAGAGGCTCGACTGCGGTTGCTCAGAGTAGACCCACCTCCTGAAAGCACTAGAAGAGCTACCACTTTTGCGAGCTCTAACTCCAGCAAGAG gcagaagaggagagaggagaaggtgGGGAGGGCAAAAAAAGCAGAGGTCACATTCAGACCAAATGAGTCTATCATCCCTACACAAGAG CCAACAAATGAGCCTATAAATGAAGAGCCTGCAGCTCCTGAAGAGCTCCCCCCTGGACAAGATGTTGCCAATTTTGCTCAGTTTG GGTCCTTTGACTCTTTGCTGACTGGTCAGAGATTATTGGACAGGGCCGTGTCCACTTCAGCTGAGCTCCATGCCTTTGCTTCCACATGTAAAAGACCCCCAGAGTGCCATGATGCTTTCACCAACACAGACCCAG CTTGTCCTCCCACACTTGTGGATAAAGCTGTTTCTGCCTCTGTGACTTTGAGTAGCCCTAAAT CCCAAAGTTCAGGGAATCTGCAGTTTTGCGACAAGCGCTTTGCTCAAGGAACAGAGGAGACCCCACAGGAGCCAGAGAAGAATTTG GGTCTGGATGGCCGCCAGTTCATAAGTGTCTTGGATCTAGAAGACAAAGACCTGCATCAGGACTTGCCACCCTGTCTTTCCATCCACCCTTCTTCACCTACTTCTGCTCAGCTTCATGTACTTGCGACTTCTGTTATTAGGAGTGGTGGTGTCGATGCTGCGGATCCACAACCCTTAGTCGCAATTCCAGAGGATCTCCACTGGAGATCTCACACAG ATATCCCTGAGGAGTCGCCATCACTCAGCCACATTGAGCTCACTAGGGATCCAGAGAGAATCACTCCACAAGACATGGACAGATATCCACCTCACTCTGAAATCTGTCAAGCCATAAAGACCCAGAGCGTTGGACCTCACAGTGCCTCATCCTCCACACCTCCTACAGTGTGGTTCTCCTCCCGCCTGTCAGAGCTGGATGCTCAGTTGGCTGCTCTACAGAACATTGCAGACTATCTGGAGATGGACTTTTCCAACTCCAGGATG CTGGTGAACACTATTGAAAAGCTCACCCCAGTTTTTGCTCCTGATGTAAAGACTAccacagcattaaaaaaaactgtcagaCTGACCGTCCCACACCAAG CATGGCTACCACGACTGGACACTTCAACTGAACATGCCtttgaagaggaagaagagaatcGGGAAGAAGAATGTGCCCTTCAAAATGACTCCACTTCTTACAGTCCCAATGTTGGTCCTTCCTACCTTCACACACCTCCAA AAATGAAAGATCAGCTGACTGAAGCATCTGGAATATCTCCTGT ATGGGCAGAGGAGAATCTGGGTCAGACTGGGTTATCCGATACAGCAGAAATCTTAGACGAGTTGGTGAGGGAAGGGTATATATCCCTGACTGACCTGGATCTCTCCAATTCACAGACTGCACACCTTAGCAG CAGGCTGGAAGAGCAACAAATTAGCTGGATGTCGCAGAAACGTGTTCTTCCagaggatgagaggagagagCTGAGGATCTGGATGAGAAGGAAACACAGGGAAAGACTGGCTGTTtatcacaaacacagagagagcctGAGGGAGAGGGAGCACAAACCTTTTACTACCTCTGGAACAGTG AAATCAGCAAACAAGAATCAAGCAGCCATTTGGAGAACCAGAAAGGATAAAGAAAA GTTAATGCTACTGGAGAAATACAACCAGAGGACCCGGGAAGCCTATTCTTTGGCCAGTGACTTTCCCACCAGTCGCCCAACACTACGCAATTCTTCACACACTGAAGGTTCACCAGTGCCCTTAACTACACGATCCAACTCTGCTCCACCCTCTGGTAGCACTCACAG TGTATCTGCGAATGATAAAAGAAGTCTTAAGTCAGGACAAGCTCAACCCCACCTTCGTCCATGGACTGCTGAAATGCAAGGACAGCCTTCAGAGGATTACTACACGAGACTGGGACTACATAGACCAG TTACTTCTCTGCCAAGGGACCGTATGTCTCAGGTGACCAGACGTGGcatgctctcacacacaaagaGCCACACTAAACTGCACACAGCCAGCCAGAGTGAGGAAGGGCACCTCGGACACCAGAGAAAGACAGGGCCAAACAAAGGTCCTTTAAGAGGGACTGCTGTAGGGAGAGGGATCCTGAGGGAGCAGACGaggatggaagagagagaagaggcaAACCTTTGGGAGCCCACTTCAAAATTGAATAGGCTGCTGGGACCAGAGGAGTCTAACATA GTTTTGGCTGGAATGTTGGATGAGCAGGATGATGGTGCCAGAGCTGGTGTGTCAGCAATGGACTGGCTGGACAACCTTTCTGAGAGCGCCAGCAGCAGCCTCAGCAAAATAGACTGGGCAGCTATCGAGAGGATGGTGGCTGCAGAGGACGCTTGA